One segment of Parachlamydia acanthamoebae DNA contains the following:
- a CDS encoding DUF6531 domain-containing protein, translating to MRSFLNLLASLIVLLNPLMAEEDLTPEPSNEVVKIPRSTTDDSDGRISFANLLGLPSGIVAGMVNVVTGDFVQHDMDFVIPSSTPLTLERTYSSSFGKHGTLSFGWNFNHYKALNVHLMGENGMNLV from the coding sequence ATGAGATCTTTTCTAAATCTACTAGCCAGCCTAATTGTGCTCCTTAACCCCTTAATGGCAGAAGAAGATCTCACTCCTGAACCCTCAAACGAAGTGGTTAAAATTCCCCGCTCAACGACGGATGACAGTGATGGCCGCATTTCTTTTGCCAACCTTTTAGGCCTGCCGAGTGGAATCGTTGCGGGGATGGTGAATGTGGTCACAGGCGATTTTGTGCAACACGATATGGATTTTGTGATCCCCTCCTCGACCCCTCTAACCTTGGAACGCACCTATTCCAGCTCATTTGGAAAACATGGCACACTCTCCTTTGGATGGAATTTCAATCATTACAAGGCTCTAAATGTGCATCTCATGGGAGAAAATGGTATGAACTTGGTTTGA
- the ftsY gene encoding signal recognition particle-docking protein FtsY, which yields MAFNFLKNSFEKMKNALTHAGSLLGNKIRALFQGPIDDETWGKLEQLLYEADLGVQTAIELTEKVKKLSQQNSSLKGDELLSSVRTEILQVLNQHASPLREISSSSEPLVILIVGVNGNGKTTSTAKLAKFFQSQGKKVLVAAADTFRAAAVEQLDVWAQKLGIDIVKGAPKSDPAAVVFDALSAAKARQAEVVIVDTAGRLQTKIDLMQELEKIKRSCKKFNPESPQETLLVLDATTGQNGIDQAKVFNRYTPITGLILTKLDGTSKGGIVVNIHKQLGIPVKLIGIGEGIDDLELFDPEKFTNALFS from the coding sequence ACACGCAGGCTCTCTTCTAGGCAATAAAATCCGCGCTCTTTTTCAAGGTCCCATTGATGATGAAACATGGGGAAAACTTGAGCAACTCCTATATGAGGCGGATTTAGGTGTTCAAACGGCCATCGAGTTAACCGAAAAGGTTAAAAAACTTTCTCAACAAAATTCTTCTCTAAAAGGAGATGAGTTATTAAGTTCTGTCCGCACAGAAATTTTACAGGTCTTAAATCAACATGCCTCCCCTTTAAGGGAAATATCCTCCAGCAGTGAACCGCTTGTGATTTTAATTGTCGGAGTCAATGGCAACGGGAAAACCACCTCTACGGCTAAACTAGCTAAATTTTTTCAAAGCCAAGGAAAAAAAGTGCTCGTTGCCGCAGCCGATACCTTTCGCGCTGCCGCTGTTGAACAACTAGATGTATGGGCTCAAAAGCTGGGGATTGATATTGTGAAAGGTGCTCCTAAAAGCGATCCCGCCGCTGTCGTTTTTGATGCCCTTAGTGCAGCAAAAGCTCGCCAGGCTGAAGTCGTGATTGTTGACACAGCAGGCCGCTTGCAAACCAAAATTGATTTAATGCAAGAATTAGAAAAAATTAAGCGTTCCTGCAAAAAATTCAATCCTGAAAGCCCGCAAGAAACACTCCTTGTCCTCGATGCCACAACTGGACAAAATGGGATTGATCAGGCCAAAGTGTTTAATCGTTACACCCCGATTACAGGTCTCATCCTCACGAAACTAGATGGCACATCCAAAGGGGGAATCGTTGTAAATATTCACAAACAACTCGGAATTCCTGTTAAATTAATCGGAATTGGGGAAGGAATAGATGATTTAGAACTATTTGATCCCGAAAAGTTCACAAATGCTCTTTTTTCTTAA